ttcgcatagttcgagtcttgagttcgattgatgagtcgattaacttgatgattgattgattaactttatcgcattattacttcctactattcacagtcgtaaatcggctCGCGTTGGGTAAACATTCGATTACtcgattctttctgattacaGCACTTACTCCACagaatacaaataaaacataaaatagactaattacagtcaagaaagtcaaagttgacttggactttgactttgacttttccATTCGAagacacggggtgttacaagcgACACTTTAGTTGTTTATAGCTGGCAGcacgttatgtgatgcgttaaacATATGAAAACACGTGTTTCAACGTATCCGATCTAACTTAATGTAACCTATATAAACATTTGttgggatgagcatttggtaccagGTACCGATACAgaaccgtaccgggtatattcggtaccggtccCAATTCCCATTTTCcccgtttttcggtaccggtactggtaTTTATGCGTAAAACACCAGTAAATACCAGTACCGAACTGGTGCATTCAGTGCCGGTGCCAATTTTCTCCGCCTTTCGGTACCGATACTTTCAGTACCATGCTCATCCCTATTTGTGGTTATAGTGTGCGATGATGACGTTAACGTGTGATGCCTACACGTGACATTACGTGTTTTTTACACATTGTACGCTCGTAGCACTAAAATCTTTATCAATTACCAAAAGTTAGAAGTGAATATGTAACTTGCTTAGTTTGAGGGTGTGAAGTGAAAGAATTAGAAGTCTAGGGGTTAGAAAGCAAAAGTCTAGGAGTTATAGTTGTAATTTGTGAAAGTTGAGAGgagttagagcattcacatccaacccccccccccaaattatGTGAGGGGTTTCTATTTTATGAAAAGTGGTTTTACTTGGTTGTAAGCAGAGTaaagaaaatgttactgttcgtAAATTTAAGGGGGGATACCATTCAccctttataattttttaatatattttgaaagtggttgtgagtggaagagagagaaaatgtaatgataaaaatattaaaaaataatataatgtAAAAATGAGTGGTTAAATGTGAATGCTTTTAGAAGTATAGAGGCTAGATTTTTAATTTTgcaaagagtaaactgcaattttaccccctgaggttaggggtcattggcacccttaccccccctaaggaaataattgcaattttaccccccactgtttgctgttatgttgcaaCCTTATCCCCCGGcctcaaatttgttgactaatctgttgactataacttgaaatgactataatgccctttcatattacccctTGTGTTTTGTGCATTCCTGTGATATTACcccctgccaccactgccaccgccattcaccaccacagccaccactgccacctccagccaccaccacaactaccactgccacctccagccaccaccacagccaccactgccaccgccattcaccaccataACCATAGTTCCGAGTCCGAGGGAACCACAGAGTGCAAACCGTCGCGGGAAACCTGAAAACAAGTCTTTTTTGTAGCCTCGATCAAGCCTAGCAGGGAGAAGAAATGCGAGGTCCAAAGTATCAGCTCCTTTAGTTGCCATAATAACCTTAATTTTACTGTCTGGTCAAGCTTAAATACTGAAATACAATAGAATCCAAAAATGTACATAACTTATTTCAACAGATAAACTAATAAATGGTTGATTTAACATTTCTTGAGCTATATTATTGACCTGATTTAGCAGTTCCATGAGGATTTGCTGCACTTCTTCATCAGCTCCAATTTGAGCACCAGATAACGATTCGAACCAATCACAAATAACGATTCAAACCAATCACAAAATCAATTCGCACAAATGAAATCAATAAAAAAAGATTCAAACGAATCACAAAACCAAGATGCCAATTCATCTTCTCATCTTTCAATCGGAGTCGGCATATCTCAGCGATCCGTGTAGCGTTTGAGTTCTGGGAGGTAAGATATTAATCAATGGATAACATTGAAGAGCCGTGGGGAAACAAACGCCTTCAATCGATCTGTAGCATTGAATCGGCTTGGAGTGATACAGTTGAAGGGCCATGAGATTAATGGCTAATGGCTATAACTGATGATTAATGCTTGGAGAGCATTGAAGCGTTGATTTAAGTTTATCATGGTGTGAGGGAACCACATTACAATCCTTGTTTCTAATAAATTTATAAGAACGGAACTTCTAAGTTGAAAACGGAACTGCGTAAATCATTGACAATCACCGAGTAATCAGCGATTTCAGCGGAAAAGGAAATGATGTGCTTGTCTTCGCTGGCAACAGTTTTGGGCGGCaacagtggtggttgtggtggtggctagaggtggcagtggtggttgtggtggtgaatggcggtggcaggGGTTAATATCACAGAGTGCACAAAACacagggggtaatatgaaagggcattatagtcatttcagGTGGTAGTCAACAAattagtcaacaaatttgaggCCGGGGGTAAGGTTGCAACATAACATCAACCGgtggggggtaaaattgtaattatttccttaggggtgTAAGgatgccaatgacccctaaccagAGGGTGTAAAATTGCAGGTTACTCTTTTGCAAAAGTTGAAGGCTTAAAAAACAAAGGTTCACCGACTATAGATCATGGTTGTGGCActatcaatgttttaaaaaccgaaaGATCATCAACCTGGCCTTAGAATTGGTCGGATATTATGTCATAATTTTTCTTAACGTTTGTATATtttgtataaaatataaatatttaaaGAGTGTAAGGGTTTTTATAGAAAAAGAATTTATTAACATAGGAACGTTCGATAATATTTTACTTCAAAGTTATTGAAGGCGGATGGTAAAGATGGGTGAGCTGATCTTTCAACATCGATGACAACGGTATTGGaattagggatgagctcggtatcaATCAgtaccaaaaatcccaaaaaatgGGTACGAGTAACAGTACCGATGATACCTGGTACAGCAGGGTTAGGTACCGCTACGGAccagtatttgaaggtaaaagCTGGTATTTACCGATAGCGTACTGGACCGATACCAACAACGCAAAGTATCGGTACCGAAAATCAAACCAGTTCAGGAAATTTAGTACCAGTACTCGGTATACCATTTGCTCATTCCTAAATGGGATAGTTATGTAGAGTTTTTATAGGGTGAGATAGAACGCCAAATTGGTGAATTTTTGGAGCTTCCAACATGTGGTTTGATAAGTAGTGTATGTTGGCCACATGGTTTCGGGTAGATGAAACATGGCCACAATAAAGTTGAATGACTAGATAGGAAGAGAGAATTAAAGTTTGTACAATTGTAAAAGACGTATCTATGAGACTATCTATCTGTTGGATTTATATGtacgggttcgataagtcaacacTGCTGACTGAgctatgacccgtaagagttacaccttgggcaacgaacattaaaTCCACTTAACTTGGTTAACTGGTGACCACGAACAATTAACggaacaaaatatataattatctagaATAATTATATATCCACGAAAAACGGGATATATTATTTATACGGGTTATAAATAATATAACGTTTAATTACTTATTcagttaaattttgttttttggGCTTCGTATCGCATTTGGACTTATACTAGATGTGTTGGGCTTTAGTGGCCTAAGAGATAATTAGGGTTACTGTATTAACCtcaatatatattaatatatatattgttttccAAATACATCTAATTGTGCCTAGCCTACTGCCGTAAAAGAGATCACAAAAGGAAAACAATTCAATTTTGTGAGACAATCACAAAAGAAGTTGTCGTCAAACCAAATTATACCGCCACCACTTTCATAAGTGTACTGCCctatttttccttttcttttgtgTTACTAGACTGGCAAGCTACGCTGCTCGGTTCGTGTTCATATCTAGCACTCATTCGTTGTACCTCGGTGTCTCACACGGTTATTGTTAACCAAAGGGTATATTTATTCTCATCAGTAGATTAAATATTATGTGTGTATCgtatttgcatgtttgtaaccATGATCCTGTTCGATTCACTTTTGGTGTTGATTAATATATTTATTCCGCTgcgtatttattaattatatatttagttaataaaATATGTCAAACCTGTTTTTGATAAAAGTAAAATTGACTCCCAACACTTTCTTGGTTGTTTCGCCCTCACAAGCTCATTTGTTAATCTCTAGAACAATCACTAGTCTCGGCAAATGAAATTTAGTGATACTGGCAAGAGCCTAAATTTTATGTTATCCTAATGTGGGTGTGACCATCCTGACACCTTGACACAATTACTCCTCTGTGAACATCTTGGGGCAATGGGAGTAATTGCTCATGCCACCATTTCGAAGGTTTTTGTAGCTAGGAATTAATTATAAAGGTTTGCTATGAAAGACATGTGATAATCTAGTTTCATAAATGGTGGTTGGTTGCACCTTGAATCATGTTGTTGTGTTTGATCCTGAGATTCTCCTACTCTTTGAAGGTTCGGTATTGATATGCAAAACAAACATTGTTAAAATTCAACTATCAACAAACATACATAGTTTTAAAGTTCAACAATCAACATACTGTGTACATtataaataaagaaacaaaacCATAAGAATTCTTTGTCAACACTTAAGCGCCAGATGGTTGTTAACATATAAAATGAACATCTTTTACTTTATGATGAAAATGATTAAGCATGATTCGATTAACTTAAAGTCAAGTAATTTTCAAACACAATCAAAATAAAGATGAACTCGAGCCGAAATGAACAACACAATGAGCACCCCTATGATGTATTTAATCAGTTTTCCTCGGGTCTAGACCAAACCGGCCTCTAACTGATTATGTATTGAATTCCAGAAACACGGACTAGACAAGGTTGTATCAGGGACGTGTTTCTCCGCTCAGCCTGAGAAATGCTCACCACTCATATCTCCCTTTGACCATAAACCACCATCTAGATACCTATTTaccatttattacacgggttgaataaaaaatattaaatattaagtaATGAATATTATGATATTTTGAAATAAGATATGATTTAATTACTTTTGCTTTTCTAAATAACTATTTAAATCAAGAATCAGAATACAAAAGGATGAAACAAGAGAAGCAGGAAAAAGATTTTTGGTCTCAAAGATAACACGTGACACAACTAGTTGCTTATTAATtagttatatgtatatatagaagCATACAAACCCAAATATAAAAGGAAAACATACCATTATATTGATTGAATATACTATGTACACATTATATACATTTCTGCCAGATGTCATAGTTGGCTAGGAAACTTGCTAATACCCCTAAAAACTTCATTTAAAGTTTGTTTACTAGATACATATCAAAATGGCGAGTAGAGTTATATAAAGTTAGCTTGTGTAATAACGGTGATCTCCTACAAACACGTCTCTAAATCACGCGGAGTGAAGTACCTGGCATATAAATCACGTCTCTCTTTGAACCTTTTCAAATCACTCTCACGAGATTTATTCTTTTTAACCAACATAGCAATAGTTTCTTTAAGTTCCAACTTCAGTTCCCTATAACGTTTCAGCAATCGCATGTCACTCTCAGAGAGTCGATTTTTTGCGGGTACTACAGGGAAAACAATGTCTGGTTCCCTGAACatcattaaaaataaaacatcAACTCAGGCAGATCAAACCTAGCATAATTATAATGAATTTAAAACCATGCACTTACAAGCATCCTAGAGAAACGGCGCCATTGCCTCTTAAAATCCCACCATCCATGGAAATCGCGCCGTCTTTTATGCATGATATTGCACGTTTCATGTCGTCTCTGGTTTCATAAACTTGAGTATCACCAAAAAGACGATAAAACAATGTCTCTCGAAGGCCACAACCAGAGTCTGTTTTGGTGTCCGAGTGATCAGCATCTATATTTATCATGTTTACAGCATACCCCAAAAAGCCTGCCGGTGTGGATCCGTTAGGAAGTGTAGGATCAGGAAACAAAAGCTTTCCCTCAACATCTTTATCTACCTCGCATGCCCTGTCAAAGTAGAACTATGAAATAtcgatatatattttttttctaaaaacaaatTAGGATATTGTTAAACAGGAACCTTATGTCTTCAATGCACAGAACAAGATAGCGACCATTTATCGACTGACCAAGTTTTCTTGCAAACATGTGAAGCGCAAAATCTGGATTTAACTTTCCGTTCTTctgatagctctcaagtaaccgcacgtcctcaTAATGTTTGCATACCACTGCAAGCATTTGATCTCCAAGATACTCAGAAAATAGCCTGAGAGAGGACAGGACAGTAATATCATGAATGATGATTATGTGAATTTCAATAATAAGAATTACACAAATAGATTAAACTCAACCTGCTAAGCTCAAAAGTGGGAGTTGTTCCTAGAAGTGCAACAATCCCGATGATATTTCCCATCAAACCACACCGATCTTGATCTCGCATTCCTTTCAGGTGTTTCATGACTAGAGAAGCAGCACAATCAGACTTAGATTCAACCCGTGTTAGTATTCTATTTTTCCCCAGTGAACCATATGAGTCAATACCAAGAATTTGGTCCCTGATACCTGAATGACGAAATTAACACTACATGACCACTCAAATAGTTTCTTTTTTTACAGTCGTAATacgatatggacaattcttaccTTCAAGTTCTGACAGGTTGACCTCAATTTGTCTTTGCTCATCTTCCAGCCATCTAATTTCTGCTTCAACTTTCCCAATCCGCAAACCGATTTCATGAATGTCATCTTCAAGGTCCTGAAAACGAAAGGATACATGGTGTGAGTAAATATTACTCAACAATGGTTTACTAATGCAGACAGCTTAGCAGAATATGATACTGTACCTTTCGAAATTCCCTAAATGATTCTCTGTCAGTTTCTAGTAGCCTTGACTCAGCATAGCATATATCCATTTTCTCTGGAGTAAATTGTTGGGGACTCTTAGAAGTAATAGGTGTCTCTGATTCCATAAATGAGATGGCATTTAAACTGTGTCTTATATTCAGAGGCTGAGGCTCCATCTCCGAATGAGGTTCAATGAGAACCTATGTGTAAGAAACAAGAATCACTGATTCAGGTTTTAAAACAACTAAATAATCACGATCACATAATATAAGGTTGGTGCAATGatgcaaaataaataaataaataaataaataaataaataaataaataacaacacTAAAATGTAAAGTATATCATCCAGGTTGCCGCATTTTAATTGTATGGTAACCaacgtttaatttattttaattctTGAAAACAACATTTAATGTATTTTAGTTATCAAGAATTTAACATTTAACGTATTTTGGATTTTAAGAATCAACATTCATTGTATTTCATTCACACGTAAATGTGCATGAAAGTGTTCAAAACAGGGTAAAATGGACAGGTAAAACAAGTCATTATAGATTCATTTTCTATAATCAGTTGTGTTCCTGTATGAAATAAAAGTGTAAAACAACTCAGATAATTAAAACGAGAATAACTTTAACCCGACACTAAAAGCTTATTGTAACTACTTAATCAGACAGTTTTGAAAGAGAAAAAATCAACCTTAAGGGTCAACTGTAAATCAGGGCAACCGGAGTGAGCAGCAACAAAAGTAAACTCCCCTGTCTCTAAAGGAACAGGAACTGCACGAACTAAGCACCGGCCTTGTCGAAACACATATTTGACAGAATCTTCAATATCCATAAACTGTGATTGTGATTTGATCACAAGAGTATGTGATTGTCCAGTCTCATCTTCATCATGAAAGTTTACATCCACTTCACCCTTGGAATTCACAACTTCAAACTCCAAGTGTTCAAGTTGGGAACCAGCGAAACAGCTTTCGGGTATCTACAGTTATATATATAACTGACATAAGTTTGATATGAACACATTTCTTGTCTAAACATATTAGGTTAGAAGATTACAGACCTGTGATGAAATCCTCAGCTGCCTTTTCTCGATCTGCCACACTCTGCTAATAGATTCTTTATTCGAACAGATGGACAGCGATACTGTGTAGGAAAGTTGATTTTTCTAATGAGAACcataatattattatataaaaaagaatatataaaTGGATAAGCATTTCATGTATGATACCGTTTCTTCCATAGCCTCCAGTTACTCTTAACAGGCCACAAAGATCAATGCACCCAAAAGCATCTACTTTCTTACTAGAAAAGGATCTATCCAACCAACAAAAGCCATCCACACTAAACCCCACCTTTTCGTTTTCTTGTACATGATTCCCGTATGCATCAAATAACTGTAACAggataatatataatataaagcATCATAGAAATTGTATCGTGAAACAGAAATGGTGCATGTACCTCCAAATTCAAATCCTTAATTATAGTGCCTGGAATCAGTTGCTTCTCAAAGTTTTCTGGTTGCACTGTGAAATCTTGTACAGATCCGGGAAGAACTAAGGAAATACAAAATAGAACAAAAAATAAGCTTTAACAAGTGAAGTCCTAACAGTACCAAACAGATAATCCAAATAATTTATAATCATGTAAATTTAGTAAACGGCAGGCATATGCACACCTTTGATGGGGATATCTAAGTGTGAGTTCTCAGGCAGAGATAACACCATAGTGGCATCATAACTTGGTCGAATGTTGTCCAAATCAGAGCTCTCAATAACCAAATCCTACAAACAACATTTTGATTTTCAAGATACCATCTTATTAATGACAGCAAAATAAATGCAAGTAAACCATACCTCGATTACTAGGCCTAACTTATCTATTGATATAGATGGGCTGCAATGATTAATGATAATCCTAGTACTGTTTGGGCAGTTGATCTTGATTGATATATTCGGAAGTTCCAAGAACGGAATTCGATTATCGTATTTATCAAACATTGATACCGAAATGGGATTGCATGGACAACCCACCCTAAACAATAATCAGCGTGTAAATGTACATTATTAGTTTATTACTATCTAACAGAGAAAACACGAATGAACACATTAGATTTGAAAGGTGTTTTACGTTAAATTATGATGAGAAATCTTCTTGGAAAGTGCCCATTTGTGGACTTCGCGTGATGCTTTCACTTGGACCTTCACCACACATTTCTCACAAGTTGAATCTCtctgatgataaaaagaaatatgtTCAGCAAATTAGAGAAATAATCCCACATAAATGTTAATTATCAGGAACTCGATGTTACTCACAATAGAAAAGGTGAATATATAAATGCCAACTTGCTGAAACAGAGGATGTAACTTGCATCTTGGTTTGAATACATACAAGCCATGTAAGTCTTTTAATGATGTAGGTTCTACACGTCCAGAATAGATATTCTTTGCATCCTGAAGCTTCTTGTTTGGACAATATGCAATGACTAGTGACATCTCAAACTTATCTTTCATCATATATTTCTGTTCCAAATGTTTGGAGGGAGTCCCAGATTTATAAGTAGAGGGACGCACCACGGCAACGATTTCAAATGATGATACATCCTTTGCATAAGTTTCAGGTCCATCAGGTAATGACTGCAAGAATAAATGACATTAAGAATAGCataagataacaaaattttaatgaaatgCAGAATAACATAAATGGCAGTTTGATTGGATGAACTACTAACCGATTCTATTCCCAACTCACGACATTGCCTTGCATTTAAGATCTCAATTGAGGAAGGGCACTTCTGCTGTTGCTTCTCCAGTTGGTTATTCCATTCAGAATCATCCATTGCCAAACACTAGAAAATAACTTTTTGTTTAATAATAGATAGTCATAGTTGTCATTTGATAATTACAGAATCCCTAACCTTTCCAGAATCAATGACATTTATCGGTATTGATACGGATTTTCTCAAAGCAAATTTTGGATTTTCTTCAACCGATTCAAGTAGCGAGCCATCTTTTTCTGAGATGTCAATTGTCCTTCCAAAATAAAAGAAATATTGAACAAAATAGTGCGAGATCAGAGATACTGAAAGTTAAGAACAGAATATGGATGAAGATATAGAATTAGGTGGTCTACCTGCAAATTATCCACGCATCCCCTGTTTGACCAAAAATATGGGAAGTTAAATAAAAGGATAGTCTAATTAAATTGATTAAAAGTTTTTGGTACTCACCACCAGCATCCCCTTGAAATCCTTCAAGGAGGATGTATTCTAATGTGGCATACACATTGTTCTTGTGGAATCCAGCACATGCTCCCTTGAGAATTTTGATTTTCTGCCCAGATTTCCAAGTTTTTCCTTTCCGCCTAAAAGCTTTATGAATCCTCACAACTGCAAGCAGAATGAAAATAAGTATAATGAAATTAATGCACATGAAACCAAAAATTGAATTCTCACCGTCACTGGTTATATGAAGCTCCTTTTTGTTTGAAGGGTTTACTATAAGAACAGGTTCATCAATTCCAGAATCGACTTCTTCATCATATTTGTCATGCATTTCCCTTACCCACAGTTGGTACTGCTTATCCAATTGTGTGAGGTTCAATGATTTTCCGTCTCTTCTGATGTCAATGTCTACGCCTGTTGATGGATCTGTATGGTCTTTACGTTTATTACAGATTACATATTTAAAGATCATGACACACATGAGGTATACACTTTCAAAAACTAACAATTACCCGAATCTTTCTCCTTGCTGCCCAAGTTCCTCAATGCAATAGTAAAAGGGTTTTGGTGCGCGAAATCAGTCtagaaaaacaaacacaaacaagcaTCAGCGTCATCAGCTAACTAGGTGCAATGTATGATAGAAAGAAATAGCCAATGAACGACAAACTCATACCTTAGAGGGTGTTGGGCTGAAACCAGCATCCGTATCTAAAATCATAGCAATTTGAACTCAGCCATACAATCGATTGtacaaagaagcaaaaaaaagaatgaaagaaattGTTGGTTATACCGATAAAACATTTAACTCGCATGCAGCTTCTCTTGAAGAAGACTTGTGATCTGTCTATCTTTTTTAGTCTGAAATCCATAAACGGAAGCCATGCCTGATTCaaagaaaaaaatcaaaattatatTCTTGAAGGTAACTAGTAAAAAATCAAACTGTCATATATGCAATTGTTTGCATCAACTCACCCAACGAGCATCTGGTAGCAGACGACCTAACCGTCTACAAGACACATGCCTAAAACTTTCGAAGTCTTCTTTGTAATCATATCCGTCTTCTTTCAATGTTTCAATAATACTATCAATGCTTTCTTTGCCCTGTTATGTAAAGTTAAATAGGATAAAATGGTAAAAGAATCCACATTCTATACAAGTACCATGTAGATTTGTATGTGCGTATACGTACCTCTTTAACAGGGAGATATACACACCTTAGGCGTGCATTCGCCTCATTTGATGATCTTGTTCCTGGAAAATGGAAGGATGAAATTATATGGCAGAATTTCAGAGTTAACAAATTTAGTAATGCTAAAAAGAAACAAACCTTGACTACTTGTCATGGTAGCATTGTCATGATTTAATTTAAAATGAATTTGTAGCACAAATTCTGGACCATTGCATGAAGCTAGATTTGTGATTGCTACCTCCCCGCCAGGAATTTCTGCTAGATCCTCTCTGTTAACCTAAAAGTGCCCATTATGCAGGAAAATATTAGATTACTAAAGACTGTTTCAAAAACTTATGAATTTAATGTTAAGAACAGATGAAATTCACTGTTAGGTAAAGTACATGCAACAAAAGCTTTTAAAAAAGGAATAAAGTGCAAACCTCAAATTCAACAGGCATAATAGTTCTCCCTTTCTTGGATAAGTCATCACACTATAAACAGAAACAAACTAAGTTACAGTATTAATCATGAAAGTAGTTAATTCTAGTGCGAATCCTAGTTAGTAAGAACAACGAATCTTATAGTTGAAGACATAAATAAAGAGTTTATCTTGGTAATCAAAGAATGCAAACTATAACACCCCTGCATCATGTATAAGGCAGCAAACCTGTATATAGGGGAAGTAAATATCCTTTAATTTGAATTGAAGCCGCCTTATGTTGGGGCTTCTCATCTTTGGTTCGAAAATCTCAACCTGTTCAAATGTTGTCCACAAAAGTTGATGTCAGATCATATCTAAGCCCTTCAAATTTATGATAATTGTTACCTTCGTGAAACTTCCCCCGGGAGATAATTCAAGTTCGTCATTTGTGGGGTCTCGAAGGCCACCATAAGTCTGAAATGCAAGAAAGAACAAGGAATAGAAAATAAATCAGGCTTAAAAGGAGTAAAAAAGAAAGGAGAAAACATATGACAGAGATCAAAATGACACAATTACCCTCCAAGTTGCTTTTGAACCAGAAACAGAACCATTAACAAGAGCATCTCTCTCAAGACGTAACATATAGACTTTTTTACCATTTTTGGTCTTGGATGAAACTTCCGTGCGCCTACATTAAGATAAGCAACAAAATGAAACGATTACAATTAATAGAAGAAGTTTCTTAAATATTAGCATGTCATATAAGGAATTAAATCTTAGTTTAATAGACATACCTTCCTAAATGCATTGATGCAATAAAGCCACCATATCCAAACATGCCAAAGGCAGGCTGTACATGCCACCAGAAGGTTTAACATCAGTCATCACGAATAAGGTAATATTTAAGGATGACAAATTCAACATATTTCATGCAGTTTCACAGCAATTACCTTTAAATATGGAGGCTTACCACCAATGGCTTGTGTCTTATATGTCCTGTGGAGAGAAGCACCCATCTTCCCCCTATAAAGCAATAAAAACGTATAATAAAAGCATAATCATGAAAGTAAGAAACAAAGAAATACAACATTTGAGAAAATAACATCTTACCACTTCTCTATAGACGTAGAGTCCATACCCGGACCTGTGTCAAAAATAGATATCTTCTCATTTGAAACTTCAACACTGCAAAATGATGAAAGTGGTAAGAATTAGTAGAAACCAAAATCCCTAAAATTTCAGGCAACAAAGTCAACTCCATATGTTGACCCGGTACCTTATTAGCCTCTCATCACTTTCATCGTTCGCCCACACCGCTTGCAAAGAATTGTCCTAAGAAAAAGAGTATGAAATTACAAACCTTGAACATGGATTTGTTAGGAAATTTAATAAATACGTATAATTACTCACAATCAAATCAGCCAATGCGGTTTCAAA
This genomic stretch from Helianthus annuus cultivar XRQ/B chromosome 8, HanXRQr2.0-SUNRISE, whole genome shotgun sequence harbors:
- the LOC110872940 gene encoding structural maintenance of chromosomes flexible hinge domain-containing protein GMI1 isoform X3; translation: MEGKRYLLTPQKRLSEGSEVWRSNKRTPDSGGVSSREVVSSSQPQRVYKLRILLPNGMTVLVKIPEGTESITVRELANKVKEQHDRAIQAKKASSPKKSVKWHADLCFVDDYDYVYRNCLKLTKLEMNKVHNLRLDDGSPPATIYENMWDLTPDTELLMELPEEYTFETALADLIDNSLQAVWANDESDERLISVEVSNEKISIFDTGPGMDSTSIEKWGKMGASLHRTYKTQAIGGKPPYLKPAFGMFGYGGFIASMHLGRRTEVSSKTKNGKKVYMLRLERDALVNGSVSGSKATWRTYGGLRDPTNDELELSPGGSFTKVEIFEPKMRSPNIRRLQFKLKDIYFPYIQCDDLSKKGRTIMPVEFEVNREDLAEIPGGEVAITNLASCNGPEFVLQIHFKLNHDNATMTSSQGTRSSNEANARLRCVYLPVKEGKESIDSIIETLKEDGYDYKEDFESFRHVSCRRLGRLLPDARWAWLPFMDFRLKKIDRSQVFFKRSCMRVKCFIDTDAGFSPTPSKTDFAHQNPFTIALRNLGSKEKDSGVDIDIRRDGKSLNLTQLDKQYQLWVREMHDKYDEEVDSGIDEPVLIVNPSNKKELHITSDVVRIHKAFRRKGKTWKSGQKIKILKGACAGFHKNNVYATLEYILLEGFQGDAGGDAWIICRTIDISEKDGSLLESVEENPKFALRKSVSIPINVIDSGKCLAMDDSEWNNQLEKQQQKCPSSIEILNARQCRELGIESSLPDGPETYAKDVSSFEIVAVVRPSTYKSGTPSKHLEQKYMMKDKFEMSLVIAYCPNKKLQDAKNIYSGRVEPTSLKDLHGLYVFKPRCKLHPLFQQVGIYIFTFSIRDSTCEKCVVKVQVKASREVHKWALSKKISHHNLTVGCPCNPISVSMFDKYDNRIPFLELPNISIKINCPNSTRIIINHCSPSISIDKLGLVIEDLVIESSDLDNIRPSYDATMVLSLPENSHLDIPIKVLPGSVQDFTVQPENFEKQLIPGTIIKDLNLELFDAYGNHVQENEKVGFSVDGFCWLDRSFSSKKVDAFGCIDLCGLLRVTGGYGRNVSLSICSNKESISRVWQIEKRQLRISSQIPESCFAGSQLEHLEFEVVNSKGEVDVNFHDEDETGQSHTLVIKSQSQFMDIEDSVKYVFRQGRCLVRAVPVPLETGEFTFVAAHSGCPDLQLTLKVLIEPHSEMEPQPLNIRHSLNAISFMESETPITSKSPQQFTPEKMDICYAESRLLETDRESFREFRKDLEDDIHEIGLRIGKVEAEIRWLEDEQRQIEVNLSELEGIRDQILGIDSYGSLGKNRILTRVESKSDCAASLVMKHLKGMRDQDRCGLMGNIIGIVALLGTTPTFELSRLFSEYLGDQMLAVVCKHYEDVRLLESYQKNGKLNPDFALHMFARKLGQSINGRYLVLCIEDIRACEVDKDVEGKLLFPDPTLPNGSTPAGFLGYAVNMINIDADHSDTKTDSGCGLRETLFYRLFGDTQVYETRDDMKRAISCIKDGAISMDGGILRGNGAVSLGCLEPDIVFPVVPAKNRLSESDMRLLKRYRELKLELKETIAMLVKKNKSRESDLKRFKERRDLYARYFTPRDLETCL